In Dromiciops gliroides isolate mDroGli1 chromosome 4, mDroGli1.pri, whole genome shotgun sequence, one DNA window encodes the following:
- the SLC16A3 gene encoding monocarboxylate transporter 4, with protein sequence MGVVVADDGPGGVKAPDGGWGWAILFGCFIITGFSYAFPKAVSVFFKELIREFDIGYSDTAWISSILLAMLYGTGPLCSVCVNRFGCRPVMLVGGLFASMGMVAASFCTSIIQLYLTAGVITGLGLALNFQPSLIMLNRYFDKRRPIANGLSAAGSPVFLCALSPLGQILQDVYGWRGGFLILGAMLLNCCVCGALMRPLEGPKKLEGVKEASKKKAKKLLDFSVFKDRGFLVYTVAASILVLGLFVPPVFVVSYAKDMGVYDTKAAFLLTILGFIDIFARPLCGFVAGTKWVRPRSVYLFSFAMFFNGFTDLIGSMSDSYSGLVVFCIFFGISYGMVGALQFEVLMAIVGTQKFSSAIGLVLLMEAIAVLIGPPSGGKLLDATHVYKYVFILAGAEVVTAALVLALGNIFCIKKKSEEPQTKKEAVEREELDRLEDKSSEEARMDSVEVEYFLKAEPEKNGEIVTSPETSV encoded by the exons ATGGGAGTGGTGGTGGCTGACGACGGTCCAGGGGGTGTCAAGGCCCCAGACGGTGGATGGGGCTGGGCCATCCTCTTTGGCTGTTTCATCATCACAGGCTTCTCTTATGCCTTCCCCAAAGCAGTCAGCGTCTTCTTTAAGGAACTCATCCGGGAGTTTGACATTGGCTACAGTGACACAGCTTGGATCTCCTCTATCCTGCTGGCCATGCTTTATGGGACAG GTCCATTGTGCAGTGTGTGTGTGAACCGGTTTGGCTGCCGGCCGGTCATGCTGGTGGGCGGCCTCTTTGCCTCGATGGGGATGGTGGCTGCCTCCTTCTGCACCAGTATTATTCAGCTCTACCTCACGGCTGGAGTCATCACTG GTCTGGGCTTGGCACTCAATTTCCAGCCCTCTCTCATCATGCTCAACCGCTACTTTGATAAGAGGCGCCCCATAGCCAATGGTCTCTCAGCTGCAGGTAGCCCTGTGTTCCTCTGTGCACTCTCTCCACTGGGACAGATCTTACAGGACGTTTATGGATGGAGAGGGGGCTTCCTCATTCTGGGGGCCATGTTGCTGAACTGTTGTGTATGTGGGGCTCTGATGAGGCCTCTGGAAGGTCCTAAAAAGCTTGAAGGAGTTAAGGAAGCATCAAagaagaaggcaaagaagcttcTGGACTTCAGTGTTTTCAAGGACCGTGGTTTTCTGGTCTACACTGTTGCAGCTTCTATTCTGGTACTGGGGCTCTTTGTACCGCCTGTTTTTGTGGTAAGCTACGCCAAGGATATGGGAGTGTATGACACCAAGGCTGCCTTCCTGCTGACCATTCTTGGCTTCATTGACATTTTTGCCCGGCCCCTCTGTGGATTTGTAGCTGGAACCAAGTGGGTCAGGCCCCGCTCTGTCTACCTCTTTAGTTTTGCCATGTTCTTCAATGGCTTCACTGATCTCATAGGCTCCATGTCAGACTCCTACAGTGGTCTGGTGGTCTTCTGTATCTTTTTCGGCATATCCTACGGCATGGTAGGAGCCTTGCAGTTTGAAGTGCTCATGGCCATAGTGGGCACCCAAAAGTTCTCCAGCGCCATTGGTCTTGTACTACTAATGGAGGCTATTGCTGTGTTAATCGGACCCCCTTCTGGAG GCAAACTCCTGGATGCGACTCACGTCTACAAGTATGTGTTTATCCTGGCGGGAGCTGAGGTGGTCACCGCTGCCCTGGTGCTGGCTCTGGGCAACATCTTCTGTATTAAGAAAAAATCAGAAGAACCTCAGACCAAAAAGGAGGCTGTGGAGAGGGAGGAGCTTGATAGACTGGAAGACAAGTCTTCTGAGGAGGCTAGAATGGACTCTGTTGAAGTAGAATACTTCTTGAAAGCAGAACCTGAGAAAAATGGGGAGATTGTGACCAGCCCAGAGACCTCTGTCTGA